The proteins below come from a single Mucilaginibacter mali genomic window:
- a CDS encoding glycoside hydrolase family 28 protein, whose amino-acid sequence MKKIYTLAAVLIICSSFVMVKQGKDKTYIITDFGAKGDSLTMNTKSIQQAIDECAAKGGGTVVVPRGIFISGAIFLKKGVNLRVDKGAVLKGSLNQDDYPQVPTRWEGEERNFTSAFINADHCDGTIISGEGTIDGSGDLWLKRDKERGRAPGSGPRLGHPRMICVSNSERITIKDLRLHNQAVWCLHVLYCKNVLVKNLNISADHNILSSDGMDIDSSDGVHITESTIDVNDDCISIKSGKDEDGLRVNRPSTNILIDKCHFAYGHGGVAMGSETSGGINKVVVKDCIVDSNNWAPIRFKTQPSRGGVVEDITYQNIKLHGTKKAFEFNMAWRMVGPAKAPSAVPPVVRNIKIINVSGDVDAVGDMHGLINSPISGVTFKNCDITAKSGFVLERVEDVNLAGLKLTVQNGERVIRRD is encoded by the coding sequence ATGAAAAAGATATATACACTGGCAGCGGTACTGATCATTTGTTCATCGTTTGTGATGGTTAAACAGGGCAAGGATAAAACCTACATTATTACCGATTTTGGCGCAAAAGGTGACAGTTTGACCATGAACACCAAAAGTATCCAGCAGGCTATTGATGAGTGCGCGGCTAAAGGCGGCGGGACGGTTGTCGTACCCAGGGGCATCTTTATCAGCGGGGCGATATTTTTAAAAAAGGGTGTTAATTTAAGGGTGGATAAAGGTGCCGTGTTAAAAGGTTCGCTCAACCAGGACGATTACCCACAGGTACCCACCCGCTGGGAGGGCGAAGAACGCAACTTTACATCAGCCTTTATTAATGCCGACCATTGCGATGGCACTATCATCAGCGGTGAAGGCACCATCGATGGCTCGGGCGACTTATGGCTGAAACGGGATAAGGAACGCGGCCGCGCACCCGGCAGCGGGCCAAGATTAGGCCACCCAAGAATGATCTGCGTATCTAATTCGGAGCGGATCACCATTAAAGACCTGCGCCTGCACAACCAGGCCGTCTGGTGCCTGCATGTGTTGTATTGCAAAAACGTGCTGGTAAAAAATCTTAACATCAGCGCCGACCACAACATCCTTAGTTCCGACGGGATGGATATCGACAGCAGCGATGGCGTACATATCACCGAATCGACCATTGATGTGAACGATGATTGCATTTCTATTAAATCGGGCAAGGACGAAGATGGGCTGCGTGTGAACCGGCCAAGCACCAATATCCTGATAGATAAATGCCATTTTGCCTACGGGCATGGCGGCGTGGCTATGGGCAGCGAAACATCGGGCGGCATTAACAAGGTAGTTGTTAAAGATTGCATCGTCGATTCGAACAACTGGGCGCCTATCCGCTTTAAAACACAACCAAGCCGCGGGGGTGTGGTAGAAGACATCACTTATCAGAACATCAAACTGCACGGCACCAAAAAAGCGTTCGAGTTTAACATGGCCTGGCGCATGGTTGGACCGGCAAAGGCTCCGTCGGCGGTACCGCCTGTGGTGCGTAATATCAAGATCATTAACGTAAGCGGTGATGTTGATGCCGTTGGCGATATGCATGGACTGATTAACAGTCCTATCAGCGGTGTCACTTTTAAAAACTGTGATATCACCGCGAAGAGCGGTTTTGTGTTAGAGCGTGTTGAAGATGTTAATCTTGCCGGGTTGAAGTTGACGGTGCAGAATGGAGAGCGTGTGATCAGGAGGGATTAG
- a CDS encoding glycoside hydrolase family 88/105 protein produces the protein MKTTICLGVTLALTANVFAQKLPAKTKVLADMTLANKYFMDKWPDPGAKVTVKGVTRESTLWTRAVYYEGLMAMYKLDPQKKYYDYAVQWGETHNWNPRDSKITRNADNQCAAQTYIDLYLIDKKPERIAKMQECVDLMVNSEKKDDWNWIDALQMAMPVFAKFGVMYNDNKYFEKMYDIYMYSKTVHGGKGLYNTTDHLWWRDKDFVPPYKEPNGADCYWSRGNGWVVAALARVLEIMPKNAPHRDEYETVFKEMVEALIPLQREDGYWNVSLKDPSHFGGKELSGTALFTYGMAWGINHGVLNKKTYLPILTKAWNAMSTECLHPDGMLGYVQGTGKEPKDGQPVGYDNFPDFEDYGLGCYLLAGSEVYKLTK, from the coding sequence ATGAAAACTACAATTTGTTTGGGGGTGACGCTGGCTTTAACGGCCAATGTATTTGCACAAAAATTACCCGCTAAAACCAAGGTATTGGCTGATATGACTTTGGCCAACAAGTATTTTATGGATAAATGGCCCGACCCGGGTGCTAAGGTAACCGTAAAGGGCGTTACCCGCGAAAGTACATTATGGACAAGGGCCGTTTACTACGAGGGCCTGATGGCGATGTATAAGCTCGACCCACAGAAGAAGTATTACGACTATGCCGTGCAGTGGGGCGAAACCCACAACTGGAACCCGCGCGACAGCAAGATCACCCGTAATGCTGATAACCAGTGTGCCGCGCAAACTTATATCGACCTTTACCTGATCGATAAAAAGCCGGAGCGTATTGCCAAAATGCAGGAATGCGTTGACCTGATGGTGAACAGCGAGAAGAAAGACGATTGGAACTGGATTGACGCCCTGCAAATGGCCATGCCGGTATTTGCCAAATTTGGGGTAATGTATAACGATAACAAGTACTTCGAGAAGATGTACGATATTTATATGTACAGCAAAACCGTGCACGGCGGCAAAGGTTTATACAACACTACCGACCACCTTTGGTGGAGGGATAAGGACTTTGTGCCACCTTACAAAGAACCAAACGGTGCCGATTGCTACTGGTCGCGTGGAAATGGCTGGGTAGTGGCCGCTTTGGCACGTGTGCTGGAAATTATGCCAAAGAACGCGCCTCACCGTGATGAGTATGAAACCGTGTTTAAGGAAATGGTTGAGGCCCTGATCCCGCTGCAGCGCGAGGATGGTTACTGGAATGTGAGCTTGAAAGACCCATCACACTTTGGCGGTAAGGAGTTATCGGGTACAGCATTATTTACCTACGGTATGGCCTGGGGCATCAATCACGGCGTTTTAAATAAGAAAACCTACCTGCCTATATTAACCAAAGCATGGAACGCCATGAGCACCGAATGTTTACATCCTGATGGTATGCTGGGCTATGTGCAAGGCACCGGCAAGGAGCCAAAAGACGGCCAGCCGGTGGGTTATGATAACTTTCCTGATTTTGAGGATTATGGACTGGGGTGCTACCTGTTAGCCGGTAGTGAGGTTTATAAGTTGACGAAGTAA